The stretch of DNA ATGACGCCGAGGCCGCGATGGCCCGTTGTGTCTCCGCTCCGTTGGCGATCGGGGTCTGCCGGCTGCTGGACGGCGCGTTGCCGGCTGGGCTGAATCGGGCAGCCGAGACGGCGGACGAGGCCGGGGTGTGGCTGGACATGTTGTCCGAGCACTTCGCCATAGACATAGTGGGCGTGTAGGTCTGGCCTGTCGCGCCCCCGCTTCGTTCAGGGGCGCGACCCGCGTGAGGCCATTGCTATGGGGCCGTCGTCAGGAGCCCTTCGCTGGTCAGGAGGTCGGCTGGACCTTCTCCTCGATCACGGCCGAGATGGCGCTCACCGTGGCGTTTCCGTACAACAGCCGAATGTTGATCTTGATCCCGAAGGCCTTGTTGATCCGGCTCACCACCCGCATGGCCTGCAGGGAGTTGCCGCCGATGGCGAAGAAGCCGTCCTGCGCGCTGACCTTCGGCACCGACAACACGTCCGAGAAGACCTGGGCCACCGTCTCCTCGGTGGCGTTGGCCGGCGCCACGAAGGCGTCTTCGGACAGCTCCTGCTCCACCGGGTCCGGTAGTGCTTTGCGGTCGATCTTCCAGCCCCCGCTCAGCGGGAACTCCTCGAGCACCACCCAGGCGGTCGGAACCATGTAGTCCGGCAGCAGGCCGCCGAGGTGCGCGCGCAGCTCCTGCGGCACCGGCGGGCGCTGCCCCGAAGCGGTGACGTAGCCGACCAGTCGATTCTCCCCCTGCGGGTCCGGGCGTAGCAGCACGACCGAGCGGCCCACGTCGGGATGGGTCAGCAACGCCCCCTCGATCTCGCCGAGTTCGATGCGCAGCCCGCGCAACTTGACCTGGTTGTCGACCCGGCCGATGAACTCGATCTGCAGGTCCTCGTTCCACCGGACCAGGTCACCGCTGCGGTACACCAACCGTCCGGGGTGATACGGGTCGGCGATGAACTTCTCCGCGGTGAGCTCGGGTTGATTCAGGTACCCCTGGGCCAGCCCGCCGTCCTCACCGCCGATCAGAAGCTCGCCGGGAACACCCTTGGGGACCAGGTTCTGCCGCTGGTCCACCACATACACCTGGCGGTTGACCTGGGGCCGGCCGATCGGCGGCGAGGTCTGCCAGTCGATGTGCGGGCACTTGTACTCGGTGCAGGCGATGGCGGCCTCGGTCGGGCCGTAGAGGTTGACGAACGTGCGGCCGGGCAGGTTCCACTTGTTCACCAGCTCCGGCGGCAGGACCTCAGCGCCTCCCATCACGTACTTCAGGTTCGGGTAGGGCTCGGCCTCCAGCACCGAGAGAATCGCCGGCGGCAGACCTGCGTAGCTGACTCGCTGCTCACGCATCAGCGTCATCAGGCCCTCTGGTGACAGCGCCTCCTCCGCCCCGACCGCGACCACCGTCGCACCGACCAGGAAGCCAGTCCACAGTTCGCCCTGCGACATGTCGAAGGACAGCGAGGGCAACTGGAGCAACCGGTCCTGCGGGCCGAAGTCATAGGTCCGCCGGTAGCCCTCGGCGAACAGCGACACCGCGCGATGAGCGATCATCACTCCCTTGGGAGTCCCGGTCGAGCCCGAGGTGTAGAGGATGTAGGCCAGGGAGTCGGCAGTCGACCATTCCTCGAGCGGCTCGTCGGCCGGCATGGCCTCGATGGCGGGCCAATCGGCGTCGATCAGCACTCGCTGCCAGCCGGTGGGCTCCGGCAGCCGGTCAGCCAGATCCGAACGGGTGATCACGATCGGCGCGGCGGTGTCGCCGATCATGAAGGCCAGCCGGTTGGCCGGAAGCTTGGGGTCCAGCATGGTGAAGGTGGCCCCGGCCATGAGGATGCCGAGCATGGTGACGTAGGCGTCGAGGTCACGGTCGATGACGACCGCGATCACCTGCTCGCGCCGTAGGCCGAGCGAACGCAGGTAGCGGGCCAGCTGGCCGGCCTGCCGGACGAACTCGCCGTAGCTGAGCTCCACGCCGTTGCAGACCAGCGCCACCGCGTCGGGGGTCCTGGCGGCGACGGCCGCGACCGCGGCATGCAGCGGTAGCTCGTTGTAAGCGACGACCTCGCCCCGCCCGACGGCCAGCAGCTCCGCCTTCTCGTCTTCGGTGACGACCGGTATCTGCGACAGCCGCAGCGCCGGGTCGGCCGTCGCTGTGCGCAGCACGCTCTCGACATGTCCGAGCATGGCCTTGATTCGCCACTCGTCGAACAGCGCGGTGGAGTACTCGACCCCCGTCAGGAGCCCGGCCGGCGTGTCGATGAAGGTCAGCGCGAGGTCGAAGCGGGCGCTGACCGAGGCAAGCAGCAGGTAGTCCGCGCTCACCCCTGGCAGCGAGAGGCTTTCTCCGGACGTGGCGCCCCCCAGCAGTTGCGCAGCGACCTGGAACAGCGGGTTGCGGTCGGGGTCACGCACCGGCTGCACCCGGTCCACGACCTGGTGGAAGGGCACTTCTTGGTGCTCGTAGAGGTCCAGGTTGAGGTCAGCGACCCGGTCCAGCAGCTCCGCGAACGAGGGGTCGCCGGACAGGTCTGACCTCAGCACGACCATGTTGATGAACAGGCCGACGACATCCTCGAGCTCGGGCTCGGGACGGCCCAGCATCGGCACCCCGATCGGGATGTCCTCCTGGCCGCTGTACCGGCTCAGGACCACGGCCAACGCGGTGGCCAGCACCATGAACAGCGAGGCCCCGTGCTCGTCGGCCAACTGCTGGGCGGCCTCACGCAAGCCTGGGGGAAAGGGGGAGAGCACCGAGTCGCCGCGGTGGTCGCCGCCCACCGGCCGCGGCCGGTCGGTGGGCAGCTCGAGCACCGGCAGGCCTGCCAGCCGCTCCTGCCAGAAGGCCAGTTCCTCCTCGAGTGCCTCGCCCTGCAGTCGCTCCCGCTGGGACTGGGCGTAGTCGAGGTAGCTGACTTCGGGATCGTCCAGTTGCGGGTCATCGCCTTCGAGCAGCGCCCGATAGGTAGCCGAGATCTCGGAGTTAATGATCGCCGAGGACCAGCCGTCGGTGACGATGTGGTGATAGCCCTGGCACAGCACGTACTGCTCGTCTGCCAGCTGGAACAACTGGAATCGGTACAGCGGGCCGGTCTTGAGGTCGAAGGGCACCGTGAGCTGCTCACGAAGCGCCGACTGCAGGCCTTGCTCGCGTTCGGCCTCCGGGAGCGGCCTGAGGTCGAGGATCGGCAGCTCGACCGGGGCAGGCGGGGAGACCACCTGATAGGGCGTGCCGTCCTCGGTCTGGATCGTCACCCGGAGCACCTCGTGCCTGGTGATGACCAGGGTCAGACAACGGCGCAGGATGTCGATGTCCAGCGGGCCCTGCACGCGCCAGGACTGGAGGATGTTGTAGGTGGTCTGCCCAGGCGCCAGCTGGTCGATGAACCACAGCTGTTCCTGACCGAAGGAAAGCGGTCGTAGAGGTAGCCCCGTCTCGGCCTGGGTCCGGCCGTCGCCCAGGTCGGAGAGGTTCCGGTCCGTGTCGAGTGTCATGTGTGAGCAGACCTATTCTGTGAGCCGTGTCAAGCCGGTGAGAACGCCCTCGATCCGCGCCAAGCCCTCGGCCAGGACGGCGGGCTCGCGCGCGAAGCTGATTCTGATGCCGCCTGTGGTCCCCAGTGTCTCAGCTGGCATCAACAGCACGCCTGTCTCCAGCACCTGCCTGGCGAATGCCATCGACGAGCCGCCCGTCAGCAGACGCAACCACGCGAAAGGGGTCCCTTCCGGCGGCGTCAACCGCAGCAGGTCGGAGTGGCGCGCGGTGAACTCCTGCAGCAAGCCCAGCCCGGCGCCGGTCAAGCGCTGGTACTGCCGCTCGTACCGGTCCCAGTGCCGCAGCACGTCGGCCGCGAGGGCCTCGCACAGCACGGAGTTGGAGATCGTGGTCAGGTGCTTGTACTCCGCGCAGGCCGACACCACCTCGGGTGGGCCGTACATCCACCCGACACGCAGGCCGGGGACGCCGGCGGTCTTGGACAGGCTCGACACCGAGATGGCGCGGTCGTGGAGCACTGCCGGCGAGGTCGAGAGGTCCAGCAGGTACTCCTCGTCCACCACCAGGTAGGCGTCAGCGCGTTCGGCCAGCTCGAGCAGCGCCGTGAACTCCTCGGCGCGGATCCGCCGGCCGGTCGGGTTCGTCGGGCTGTTGACCGTGATGAGCCGCAGGCCACTCGGGTCGACCTCGGCGAGCTCGGCGAGGTCGATGCTGAAGTCCTCGGCAAGGTCCATGACCTCTACCCGGCATCCCAGGCGTTGCGGCGCCTGCCAGGCCTGCTGCCATCCCGGGCGAAACGCGATCACCCGATCGCCGGGCCGCAACAGCGTGCAG from Jatrophihabitans sp. encodes:
- a CDS encoding amino acid adenylation domain-containing protein, which translates into the protein MTLDTDRNLSDLGDGRTQAETGLPLRPLSFGQEQLWFIDQLAPGQTTYNILQSWRVQGPLDIDILRRCLTLVITRHEVLRVTIQTEDGTPYQVVSPPAPVELPILDLRPLPEAEREQGLQSALREQLTVPFDLKTGPLYRFQLFQLADEQYVLCQGYHHIVTDGWSSAIINSEISATYRALLEGDDPQLDDPEVSYLDYAQSQRERLQGEALEEELAFWQERLAGLPVLELPTDRPRPVGGDHRGDSVLSPFPPGLREAAQQLADEHGASLFMVLATALAVVLSRYSGQEDIPIGVPMLGRPEPELEDVVGLFINMVVLRSDLSGDPSFAELLDRVADLNLDLYEHQEVPFHQVVDRVQPVRDPDRNPLFQVAAQLLGGATSGESLSLPGVSADYLLLASVSARFDLALTFIDTPAGLLTGVEYSTALFDEWRIKAMLGHVESVLRTATADPALRLSQIPVVTEDEKAELLAVGRGEVVAYNELPLHAAVAAVAARTPDAVALVCNGVELSYGEFVRQAGQLARYLRSLGLRREQVIAVVIDRDLDAYVTMLGILMAGATFTMLDPKLPANRLAFMIGDTAAPIVITRSDLADRLPEPTGWQRVLIDADWPAIEAMPADEPLEEWSTADSLAYILYTSGSTGTPKGVMIAHRAVSLFAEGYRRTYDFGPQDRLLQLPSLSFDMSQGELWTGFLVGATVVAVGAEEALSPEGLMTLMREQRVSYAGLPPAILSVLEAEPYPNLKYVMGGAEVLPPELVNKWNLPGRTFVNLYGPTEAAIACTEYKCPHIDWQTSPPIGRPQVNRQVYVVDQRQNLVPKGVPGELLIGGEDGGLAQGYLNQPELTAEKFIADPYHPGRLVYRSGDLVRWNEDLQIEFIGRVDNQVKLRGLRIELGEIEGALLTHPDVGRSVVLLRPDPQGENRLVGYVTASGQRPPVPQELRAHLGGLLPDYMVPTAWVVLEEFPLSGGWKIDRKALPDPVEQELSEDAFVAPANATEETVAQVFSDVLSVPKVSAQDGFFAIGGNSLQAMRVVSRINKAFGIKINIRLLYGNATVSAISAVIEEKVQPTS
- a CDS encoding pyridoxal phosphate-dependent aminotransferase translates to MTAAANAIAEAGAAGELGSMRHWVFEETIGKFDIDLGDSHVQCSTVGQFQISADLELNYGFDRGSPELIRLVAQRYGGSPEHVVITHGAQEALYLLYCTLLRPGDRVIAFRPGWQQAWQAPQRLGCRVEVMDLAEDFSIDLAELAEVDPSGLRLITVNSPTNPTGRRIRAEEFTALLELAERADAYLVVDEEYLLDLSTSPAVLHDRAISVSSLSKTAGVPGLRVGWMYGPPEVVSACAEYKHLTTISNSVLCEALAADVLRHWDRYERQYQRLTGAGLGLLQEFTARHSDLLRLTPPEGTPFAWLRLLTGGSSMAFARQVLETGVLLMPAETLGTTGGIRISFAREPAVLAEGLARIEGVLTGLTRLTE